A portion of the Hymenobacter gelipurpurascens genome contains these proteins:
- the metH gene encoding methionine synthase, translating into MPTVTDSPLHDILAKRVLILDGAMGTMIQRHKLEEADFRGSRFADHPKPLRGNNDLLSITRPDIIKGIHADYFAAGADMVETNTFSGTTIAQADYALEHIVYELNYESARIAKEVADDFTAQNPSKPRFVAGAVGPTNRTASLSPDVNRPGFRAVTFDELATAYHEQVRGLVDGGSDALLIETIFDTLNAKAALYAVQKFFDEGGRVVPIMISGTITDASGRTLSGQTVEAFWNSIRHLPLLSVGLNCALGADQLQVYIKELSRIADVHISAYPNAGLPNAFGGYDESAQEFAGVVENYLKEGLVTVVGGCCGTTPQHIGELARLAEKYEPRKLPELPKVTRLSGLEPFGITENSLFVNVGERCNVTGSRAFARLIRTGNYEAALQVARDQVEGGAQVIDVNMDEGMLDSEQAMTTFLNLIASEPDISRVPIMIDSSKWSVLEAGLKCVQGKSIVNSISLKEGEETFKERARTVRQYGAAVVVMAFDENGQADTLEKRIEICQRSYDILVNEVGFPAEDIIFDPNILTVGTGMEEHRNYALDFIEAVRWIKQNLPGALTSGGVSNISFSYRGNDVVREAMHSAFLYHAIQAGLDMGIVNPSQLAVYDEVPKDLLELVEDVLLNRRPDATERLVDFADTVKQKDKVEVVADAWRSLPVKERLQHALVKGITEFIDQDTEEVRQQVARPLEVIEGPLMAGMNVVGDLFGAGKMFLPQVVKSARVMKKAVAYLEPYLLADKQSGDRQTAGKILLATVKGDVHDIGKNIVGVVLACNNFDIVDLGVMVPLEKILDEAAKQQVDVIGLSGLITPSLDEMVYVAQEMEKRGLKTPLLIGGATTSRLHAAVKIAPNYSGPIVHVNDASRSVGVAAALLGSAAVEYARTVREEYRQLREDYAGRQREKSYLTIEAARENGFKADWETSRIVKPSFLGTKTLEDYPLAELAEYIDWTPFFQTWELKGRYPRILTDENVGEAATQLFNDAQKLLKQIIDEKLLTARAVIGFWPANTVGHDTIQIFKDDTREEIQTEFFTLRQQSEKAPGIPNLAFSDFVAPRETGREDYIGGFAVTAGLGIEKLLEKYEKEHDDYSSIMVKALADRLAEAFAERMHQRVREEFWGYDPAENLSNEDLIQEKYKGVRPAPGYPGCPDHTEKITLFELLDAENNTGIRLTENLAMYPASSVSGLYYAHPDSRYFGLGRIGKDQVEDIAERKHMPLPELERWLAPNLNYDPASVPVTAL; encoded by the coding sequence GCGTCCTGATTCTGGACGGTGCTATGGGCACCATGATTCAGCGTCATAAGCTGGAAGAGGCTGACTTCCGTGGCTCACGCTTCGCGGATCATCCCAAGCCTCTGCGCGGCAACAACGACCTGCTCAGCATCACGCGCCCCGACATCATCAAAGGCATCCACGCCGACTACTTCGCGGCCGGCGCCGACATGGTGGAAACCAACACGTTCAGCGGCACTACCATCGCCCAGGCAGATTACGCCCTGGAGCACATCGTGTACGAGCTCAACTACGAGTCGGCGCGCATTGCCAAGGAGGTAGCCGACGATTTTACGGCCCAGAACCCCAGCAAGCCCCGCTTCGTGGCCGGCGCCGTCGGCCCCACCAACCGCACCGCTAGCCTCTCCCCCGACGTGAACCGCCCCGGCTTCCGGGCCGTGACGTTTGATGAGCTGGCTACGGCTTACCACGAGCAAGTGCGTGGCCTAGTAGATGGTGGATCCGACGCTCTGCTCATCGAAACCATCTTCGACACGCTGAACGCTAAAGCGGCGTTGTACGCGGTGCAGAAGTTCTTTGATGAAGGCGGCCGCGTGGTGCCCATCATGATTTCCGGTACCATTACCGACGCTTCCGGCCGCACTCTCTCGGGGCAGACGGTGGAGGCCTTCTGGAACTCGATTCGCCACCTGCCCCTGCTGAGCGTGGGCCTGAACTGTGCCCTCGGAGCCGATCAGTTGCAGGTGTATATCAAAGAGCTGAGCCGCATTGCTGATGTGCACATATCGGCTTACCCGAATGCCGGTTTGCCGAACGCGTTTGGCGGCTACGATGAATCGGCCCAGGAATTTGCAGGGGTAGTAGAAAACTACCTCAAAGAAGGCCTCGTGACGGTGGTAGGTGGTTGTTGCGGCACTACGCCTCAGCACATTGGAGAACTGGCCCGCCTGGCAGAAAAGTATGAGCCGCGCAAGCTGCCGGAGCTACCCAAAGTAACTCGCCTGAGTGGCCTAGAGCCCTTCGGCATCACGGAAAACAGCCTGTTTGTGAACGTAGGTGAGCGGTGCAACGTGACTGGCTCCCGGGCCTTTGCTCGCCTCATCCGGACCGGCAACTACGAAGCCGCCCTGCAGGTAGCCCGCGACCAGGTGGAAGGCGGCGCCCAGGTTATCGACGTGAACATGGACGAAGGTATGCTCGACTCGGAGCAGGCCATGACCACGTTCCTGAACCTCATTGCCTCGGAGCCCGACATTTCGCGGGTGCCGATTATGATTGACTCCTCGAAGTGGAGCGTGCTGGAAGCCGGCCTCAAGTGCGTGCAGGGCAAGAGCATCGTAAACTCTATCTCGCTCAAGGAAGGTGAGGAAACCTTCAAGGAGCGCGCCCGCACCGTTCGGCAGTACGGCGCCGCCGTGGTGGTTATGGCCTTCGATGAGAACGGCCAGGCCGACACACTGGAGAAGCGCATCGAAATCTGCCAGCGCAGCTACGACATTCTGGTGAATGAAGTAGGCTTCCCCGCCGAAGACATCATTTTCGACCCCAACATCCTGACGGTAGGCACCGGCATGGAGGAGCACCGCAACTATGCGCTGGACTTCATTGAAGCTGTCCGCTGGATCAAGCAGAACCTGCCCGGCGCCCTCACCAGCGGCGGCGTCAGCAACATCAGCTTCAGCTACCGCGGCAACGACGTGGTGCGCGAAGCCATGCACTCGGCCTTCCTCTACCACGCCATCCAGGCCGGCCTGGATATGGGCATCGTGAACCCCAGCCAGCTGGCGGTGTACGACGAAGTACCCAAAGATCTGCTGGAGCTGGTGGAAGACGTGCTGCTAAACCGCCGCCCCGACGCCACTGAGCGCCTCGTCGACTTTGCCGACACGGTAAAGCAGAAGGACAAGGTGGAGGTAGTAGCCGACGCCTGGCGCAGCTTGCCGGTGAAAGAGCGTCTGCAGCACGCCCTGGTGAAAGGCATCACGGAGTTCATCGACCAAGACACTGAGGAAGTGCGCCAGCAAGTAGCTAGGCCACTCGAGGTGATTGAAGGCCCCCTAATGGCCGGCATGAACGTGGTGGGTGACCTGTTTGGCGCGGGCAAAATGTTCCTGCCTCAGGTAGTGAAGTCGGCCCGTGTGATGAAGAAGGCGGTGGCCTACCTAGAGCCTTACCTACTGGCCGACAAACAAAGCGGCGACCGGCAAACAGCCGGCAAGATCCTGCTGGCCACGGTGAAAGGCGATGTGCACGACATCGGCAAAAACATCGTGGGTGTAGTGCTGGCCTGCAACAACTTCGACATTGTGGACTTGGGCGTGATGGTGCCTTTGGAGAAGATTCTGGACGAAGCCGCCAAGCAGCAGGTAGACGTGATTGGCCTGAGTGGTCTGATTACGCCTTCGTTAGATGAGATGGTGTATGTGGCCCAGGAAATGGAAAAGCGCGGCCTTAAAACGCCGCTGCTCATCGGCGGCGCCACCACCTCTCGCCTCCACGCTGCCGTTAAAATTGCGCCAAATTACTCAGGCCCCATAGTGCACGTGAACGATGCATCCCGCTCAGTAGGCGTGGCCGCGGCCCTGCTGGGCTCTGCTGCTGTGGAGTACGCCCGCACCGTGCGCGAGGAATACCGCCAGCTCCGCGAGGATTACGCCGGCCGCCAGCGCGAGAAAAGCTACCTGACCATTGAAGCCGCCCGCGAAAACGGGTTCAAGGCCGACTGGGAAACCAGCCGCATTGTGAAGCCAAGCTTCCTAGGCACTAAAACCCTGGAAGACTACCCGCTGGCCGAGCTGGCCGAGTACATCGACTGGACGCCCTTCTTCCAGACCTGGGAGCTCAAAGGCCGTTACCCCCGCATCCTCACCGATGAGAACGTAGGCGAGGCCGCGACCCAGCTTTTCAACGACGCCCAGAAGCTGCTGAAGCAAATCATCGACGAGAAGCTGCTCACGGCCCGCGCCGTAATAGGCTTCTGGCCCGCCAACACTGTAGGCCACGATACCATCCAGATTTTCAAGGACGACACCCGCGAGGAAATCCAGACGGAGTTCTTCACTCTGCGCCAGCAAAGCGAGAAGGCTCCCGGCATACCCAACCTGGCCTTCTCCGACTTTGTGGCTCCACGCGAAACCGGCCGCGAGGATTACATTGGTGGGTTTGCCGTGACGGCAGGCCTAGGCATTGAGAAGCTGCTGGAAAAGTACGAAAAGGAGCACGACGACTACTCCAGCATTATGGTGAAAGCCCTGGCCGACCGCCTCGCTGAGGCGTTTGCTGAACGCATGCACCAGCGCGTGCGCGAAGAGTTCTGGGGTTACGACCCAGCCGAGAACCTCTCGAACGAAGACCTCATTCAAGAGAAATACAAAGGTGTGCGCCCCGCCCCCGGCTACCCCGGCTGCCCCGACCACACCGAGAAAATCACCTTGTTTGAACTGCTCGACGCGGAGAATAACACCGGCATCCGTCTCACCGAGAACCTGGCCATGTACCCCGCCTCCTCGGTCAGCGGCCTTTACTACGCCCACCCTGATTCCCGCTACTTCGGTCTTGGCCGCATTGGCAAAGATCAGGTAGAGGACATTGCTGAGCGCAAGCACATGCCACTACCGGAGCTGGAGCGCTGGCTGGCCCCCAACCTGAACTACGACCCGGCCAGCGTACCTGTGACGGCGCTGTAG
- the metF gene encoding methylenetetrahydrofolate reductase [NAD(P)H], producing MKVTEHLTRADGKTLFSFEVLPPKKGENIQNLFSNIEPLMEFKPPFIDVTYHREEYVYRQHPNGFLEKKTVRKRPGTVGICAAIKNRFDVDTVPHLICGGFSKEETENALIDLHFLGIDNVLALRGDPIKSEGHFKPDPDGHSYAADLIGQVADLNKGAYLDEEQDDTWATNFCIGTAGYPEKHFESPNYAADLRYLKHKVDRGADYIVTQMFFDNEQFFKFEKSCREAGITVPIIPGLKPLTTKSQLSMLPRSFYLNLPEELADAVHLAPDNNAAREIGIEWCINQSKELMAHGVPCLHYYSMGKSESIRRVAAALF from the coding sequence ATGAAAGTAACCGAACACCTGACCCGCGCCGACGGCAAGACGTTGTTTTCCTTCGAGGTACTGCCCCCGAAAAAGGGCGAGAACATCCAGAACTTGTTCTCGAATATTGAGCCCTTGATGGAGTTCAAGCCACCGTTTATCGACGTGACGTACCACCGCGAGGAGTACGTGTACCGCCAACACCCCAACGGGTTCCTGGAGAAGAAAACGGTGCGCAAACGTCCCGGCACGGTGGGTATTTGCGCGGCCATCAAAAACCGCTTTGATGTGGACACGGTGCCGCACCTGATCTGTGGCGGCTTCTCGAAAGAAGAAACCGAAAACGCCCTCATCGACCTGCACTTCCTGGGCATCGACAATGTGCTGGCCTTGCGCGGCGACCCAATCAAATCAGAAGGTCACTTCAAACCCGACCCCGATGGCCATTCCTATGCCGCCGACCTTATTGGGCAGGTAGCCGACCTGAACAAGGGCGCTTATTTGGATGAGGAACAGGACGATACGTGGGCTACCAACTTCTGCATTGGCACGGCGGGCTACCCCGAGAAGCACTTTGAGTCGCCGAACTATGCGGCCGATTTGCGCTACCTCAAGCACAAGGTAGACCGCGGCGCCGACTACATCGTGACGCAGATGTTTTTTGATAATGAGCAGTTCTTCAAGTTCGAGAAAAGCTGTCGGGAAGCGGGCATCACGGTTCCTATCATCCCAGGCCTCAAGCCGCTCACAACGAAGAGCCAACTGAGCATGCTGCCCCGCTCCTTCTACCTTAACCTACCGGAAGAACTGGCCGATGCCGTGCACCTTGCGCCGGACAACAACGCGGCCCGCGAAATCGGGATTGAGTGGTGCATCAACCAGAGCAAGGAGCTGATGGCCCACGGGGTGCCCTGCCTGCACTACTACAGCATGGGCAAGTCGGAGAGCATTCGGCGGGTGGCGGCGGCGCTGTTCTAG
- a CDS encoding tetratricopeptide repeat protein, with translation MSTLDELFARLREATAPAEIEALQDGIWQIWLMAGHPKLDKHLEAGMRALAAGDYTLAIQEFTVLVESSPSYAEGWNKRATAYYMRGEYRASLDDVRQTLRLEPRHFGALSGKATMLLHLGDAAGALRALQQLERLCPNWPGLQTRLRDLGDQLDENSW, from the coding sequence ATGTCTACCCTCGACGAACTATTTGCTCGCCTGCGCGAAGCCACGGCCCCCGCCGAAATTGAAGCGTTGCAGGATGGCATCTGGCAGATCTGGCTGATGGCAGGCCACCCCAAACTCGATAAACACTTAGAGGCCGGCATGCGCGCGCTGGCAGCCGGCGACTATACCCTCGCTATTCAGGAGTTTACGGTGTTGGTAGAGAGCAGCCCAAGCTATGCTGAGGGCTGGAACAAGCGGGCCACCGCTTATTACATGCGCGGGGAGTACCGGGCCTCCCTCGATGATGTGCGCCAAACGCTGCGCCTAGAACCACGCCATTTCGGGGCGCTGTCGGGCAAGGCCACCATGTTGCTGCATCTGGGCGATGCCGCAGGTGCCTTACGCGCTTTGCAACAGCTTGAGCGCCTGTGCCCCAACTGGCCGGGCCTGCAAACCCGTCTACGCGACCTGGGAGACCAGCTAGATGAGAACAGCTGGTAA
- a CDS encoding energy transducer TonB, whose translation MKKLLPLIVLLALLSAGSTQAQKLKKTEWESGQIEKGEKIGVWEYYAYTRDGRQVITQKYDHTAKKLLFFRDFDDVTYAVQKASGDWSREHLTQPPLFLGGDAALSPFMSKLNYPTQAQSKNIQGKVLVSFVVDTLGRAADHKVMLGIGGGCDEEALRVCRNIPNQWLPARIGSRAVVVRHELPFTFRLAQ comes from the coding sequence ATGAAAAAACTCTTACCCCTGATAGTACTACTTGCCCTGCTGAGTGCTGGTTCCACCCAAGCCCAAAAGCTTAAAAAAACCGAATGGGAAAGCGGGCAGATAGAAAAAGGCGAAAAAATTGGGGTGTGGGAATATTACGCCTATACCCGCGACGGCCGGCAGGTTATTACCCAGAAATACGACCACACTGCTAAGAAGCTGCTCTTTTTCCGCGATTTTGACGACGTGACGTACGCTGTCCAGAAGGCCAGCGGCGACTGGAGCCGCGAGCATCTAACCCAGCCGCCGCTGTTCCTGGGCGGCGATGCGGCGCTGTCTCCCTTCATGAGTAAGCTCAACTACCCAACCCAGGCGCAGAGCAAGAACATTCAGGGGAAAGTGCTGGTATCCTTCGTGGTAGATACGCTGGGCCGCGCCGCTGACCACAAAGTAATGCTGGGTATTGGGGGCGGCTGCGATGAAGAAGCACTACGCGTGTGCCGCAATATCCCAAACCAGTGGCTGCCGGCCCGCATTGGCAGCCGCGCAGTAGTGGTGCGCCACGAGCTGCCGTTTACCTTTCGCCTCGCCCAATAA
- a CDS encoding N-acetylmuramoyl-L-alanine amidase, translating to MNVSVMLLTGLLMGGLLLAPPAHGQQAPLIESAETVPATDQWLSPGDRLQVRLVSQSGARVTFLNGQPLLELDPTLTQGKRGIYQATYVVQPGDTLHDRPIRFQFVTPDSVIATAQSKSLVRFLNPNEPQLALTRGDLAYLNYGLGEDRLGGAKLGYLDSLVMLHLTGRVGKQYRVQLSQTQTAWVPQEVVRLLPPGGFAPTSLTGSWSVQGDSLVDYVRVPLTARLPYRSQLLTEPSRLVVDIYGATSNTNWITQRDGLQELGDVTYEQLEPDVFRMVLHLRHRQSWGYHISYRGNTLEIRVKRPPQKLRLRGLVVAVDAGHGGTNVGATGASGAREKDLTLAIALQLRQELQRAGAQVLMTRETDATVDNGDRVRQLRRLNPDVLVSIHVNSSGSATVRGTSTYYRYVAFRPLSVALYEQMRETGLPGFGNVGSFNFGLNGPTEYPNALVETAFVSNPEDEKLLTSPEFQQRMARAMRTGLEQFLKHSRAKGPRGWLLGQSAR from the coding sequence ATGAATGTAAGTGTAATGCTCCTGACTGGCCTACTGATGGGGGGCCTTTTGCTGGCACCTCCCGCACACGGGCAGCAGGCGCCGCTGATTGAATCGGCGGAAACGGTACCGGCCACCGACCAATGGCTGAGCCCCGGCGACCGGCTGCAGGTTCGCCTCGTAAGCCAGTCGGGGGCCCGCGTTACGTTCCTCAACGGCCAGCCTCTACTGGAACTGGACCCTACTCTGACGCAGGGAAAACGGGGTATCTACCAGGCTACCTATGTAGTGCAGCCCGGCGACACCCTGCATGATCGGCCCATTCGTTTTCAGTTCGTCACGCCGGATAGTGTAATAGCAACGGCCCAGAGCAAAAGCCTTGTCCGCTTTCTGAACCCCAATGAGCCGCAACTGGCCCTCACCAGAGGCGACCTGGCTTACCTGAACTATGGGTTGGGCGAAGACCGGCTGGGCGGGGCCAAGCTTGGCTACCTCGATTCGTTGGTGATGCTGCATCTCACGGGCCGTGTGGGCAAGCAGTACCGGGTGCAGCTAAGCCAGACCCAAACGGCCTGGGTGCCGCAGGAAGTGGTGCGCCTGTTGCCGCCGGGTGGCTTCGCGCCCACGTCTCTTACCGGTTCCTGGAGTGTACAAGGCGATTCGCTGGTTGACTACGTGCGGGTCCCCCTCACGGCCCGCCTGCCCTACCGCTCGCAGCTGCTCACGGAACCCAGCCGACTTGTGGTAGATATTTATGGGGCTACCTCCAACACCAACTGGATAACGCAGCGGGATGGCCTGCAGGAGCTTGGCGATGTGACGTATGAACAGCTGGAGCCCGATGTGTTTCGGATGGTGCTGCACCTGCGCCACCGCCAAAGCTGGGGCTACCACATCAGCTACCGCGGCAACACATTGGAAATTCGGGTGAAGCGGCCACCGCAGAAGCTGCGTTTGCGTGGCTTGGTGGTGGCGGTTGATGCCGGGCACGGCGGTACCAATGTGGGTGCCACCGGCGCTAGCGGTGCCCGCGAGAAAGACCTCACGCTGGCCATTGCCCTGCAGCTGCGCCAAGAACTGCAGCGGGCAGGAGCCCAGGTACTGATGACCCGCGAAACCGACGCCACTGTGGATAACGGCGACCGGGTACGGCAACTCCGCCGGCTCAACCCCGATGTGCTTGTGAGCATCCACGTCAATTCTTCGGGCAGCGCTACGGTGCGCGGCACCAGCACCTACTACCGCTACGTGGCGTTTCGGCCGCTTTCGGTAGCGCTGTACGAGCAGATGCGGGAGACTGGCCTACCGGGCTTCGGCAACGTGGGCAGCTTCAACTTCGGGCTGAATGGACCTACGGAGTACCCCAATGCGCTGGTGGAAACGGCTTTTGTCTCGAACCCCGAGGACGAAAAGCTACTGACCTCACCCGAGTTTCAGCAACGGATGGCCAGGGCCATGCGCACTGGCCTAGAGCAGTTCCTGAAGCATAGCCGCGCAAAAGGCCCTCGGGGCTGGCTGCTAGGCCAGTCTGCGCGGTAG
- a CDS encoding OFA family MFS transporter → MANVSLLDRSRTIAGPGYNRWLVPPAALAIHLAIGQAYAFSVFKKPLGALLSGDVDHPAAGDWTPAQIGWIFSIAIVLLGLSAAIFGKWLERVGPRKAMLASALCFGGGFLIGSLGVHLHSLALLYFGYGFVGGIGLGIGYISPVSTLIKWFPDRKGVATGMAIMGFGGGAMIGSPLAVALMAHFKDSAPQGVAPTFIVMGIIYFLFMQFGVWTIRVPADDWAPAGYVPNAEHSALITSGNVSADNAIKTPQFWLLWVVLLTNVTAGIGVLETASPLIQETFSDKAMGAGRGVTVAAAAGFVGLLSLFNLLGRFFWSSASDKLGRKVTYAIYFGLGILLYALVPTLGQNLQLSLFVVVACVIISMYGGGFATIPAYLSDLFGKYQVGAIHGRLLTAWSTAGVLGPLIVNYLHESRKAEGFTGAAAYQTVFYTMAGLLVVGLLANLAVTAVNAKYNEKGPVTAEAGGH, encoded by the coding sequence ATGGCAAACGTTTCTCTACTAGACCGCAGCCGTACAATTGCCGGGCCGGGCTACAACCGGTGGCTGGTGCCGCCGGCCGCACTGGCCATTCACCTGGCAATTGGACAGGCCTACGCCTTCAGCGTATTTAAAAAACCTCTGGGCGCTTTGCTCAGCGGCGATGTAGATCATCCGGCCGCCGGCGACTGGACCCCGGCCCAAATTGGTTGGATTTTCTCCATTGCCATTGTGCTCCTAGGCCTGTCGGCGGCCATTTTTGGAAAGTGGCTGGAGCGTGTTGGGCCGCGCAAGGCCATGCTGGCGTCGGCGCTGTGCTTTGGTGGGGGCTTTCTGATTGGCTCCTTGGGCGTGCATCTGCATAGCCTGGCCCTGCTGTACTTCGGCTACGGTTTTGTGGGTGGCATTGGCCTGGGCATCGGCTACATCTCGCCGGTAAGTACCCTGATTAAGTGGTTCCCCGACCGCAAAGGCGTGGCTACCGGCATGGCGATTATGGGTTTTGGAGGCGGCGCCATGATTGGCTCCCCGCTGGCCGTTGCCCTGATGGCACACTTTAAAGACTCTGCACCGCAGGGTGTGGCGCCCACCTTCATTGTGATGGGCATCATCTACTTCCTGTTCATGCAGTTCGGCGTCTGGACCATTCGGGTACCCGCCGACGATTGGGCTCCGGCCGGCTACGTGCCCAACGCCGAGCATTCAGCCCTTATCACGAGCGGCAACGTATCGGCCGACAACGCCATCAAAACCCCGCAGTTCTGGCTGCTATGGGTGGTGCTGCTCACCAACGTAACGGCTGGTATCGGCGTTTTGGAAACCGCTTCGCCGCTTATTCAGGAAACCTTCTCGGATAAGGCCATGGGCGCGGGCCGCGGCGTAACCGTAGCAGCAGCGGCTGGCTTCGTAGGCCTGTTGAGCTTGTTTAACCTGCTGGGCCGCTTCTTCTGGTCATCAGCTTCCGATAAGCTGGGGCGCAAAGTGACATATGCCATCTACTTTGGCTTGGGCATTCTGCTGTACGCCCTGGTACCAACGCTAGGCCAGAATCTGCAGCTTTCGCTGTTTGTGGTGGTTGCTTGCGTGATTATCAGCATGTACGGCGGGGGCTTTGCTACCATTCCGGCGTACTTGTCTGACCTATTTGGCAAGTACCAGGTGGGTGCTATTCATGGCCGCCTGCTTACTGCCTGGAGCACGGCCGGCGTGCTGGGCCCCCTCATTGTGAACTACCTGCACGAGAGCCGCAAAGCCGAAGGCTTTACGGGCGCCGCGGCCTACCAGACGGTGTTCTACACCATGGCAGGCCTATTGGTAGTAGGCCTGCTGGCCAACCTAGCCGTAACAGCCGTAAACGCGAAGTACAACGAGAAAGGCCCTGTAACGGCAGAAGCCGGCGGCCACTAA
- a CDS encoding MFS transporter small subunit, which yields MSVQTNPSAPAPTETSSGAMLAISWLFVGLPLVWGVTQTFVKALALFQ from the coding sequence ATGAGTGTACAAACAAATCCTTCAGCCCCTGCTCCCACGGAAACCAGCTCGGGCGCTATGCTGGCTATATCGTGGCTATTTGTGGGCCTTCCACTGGTCTGGGGCGTAACCCAGACGTTCGTTAAAGCGCTGGCCTTGTTTCAATAG
- a CDS encoding putative signal transducing protein: MFSDSTDGPAIVLLQTFADTIAAHLAKNRLDAEGIPCFLSNENRPYGSVLSGGVRLYVREPDAPAAHELLLPQHSPMHALPDQPEGLEAAAPRCPRCHHHDVVCRHTPQPADSLLTKLRLWLLAPEAPQCHCFNCGHEFEQTQ, translated from the coding sequence ATGTTTTCTGATTCTACCGATGGCCCGGCCATCGTTTTGCTCCAGACTTTTGCGGATACTATTGCGGCCCACCTTGCCAAAAACCGGCTGGATGCGGAGGGCATTCCGTGCTTTCTGAGCAATGAGAACCGCCCGTACGGCTCGGTGCTGTCGGGAGGCGTGCGCCTCTACGTGCGCGAGCCGGACGCACCTGCCGCCCATGAGCTGCTGCTGCCTCAGCACTCGCCCATGCATGCCCTCCCCGACCAGCCCGAGGGCCTGGAAGCTGCCGCGCCGCGCTGCCCCCGCTGCCACCACCACGACGTGGTATGCCGCCACACGCCCCAGCCCGCCGACAGCCTGCTTACCAAGCTCCGCCTCTGGCTGCTGGCCCCCGAAGCGCCGCAGTGCCACTGCTTCAACTGCGGCCACGAGTTTGAGCAGACACAGTAG